The Agelaius phoeniceus isolate bAgePho1 chromosome 2, bAgePho1.hap1, whole genome shotgun sequence region ACAGCGTGCGTCCTTGCTTTGACCAATTTGTTTTCCTGGGTTGCATTGTTtggagaaaaaatgaaaattaggggaagaaggaaaggcaAAAGGTATGGGACAAAACCCAAAAGCTACTTAGATGAAGGATTGGATTAAAAGTTAAGTGGCAAGGCAGACTCATATGTTACGATGTGGATTAACTCTAGCCTTCCTCCTTCAAATTCTTTCAGTTACTCAGATGATAATTGTTGGTCCATACCTGGctatccttctctttcttttcttgatACCTCTGGGGATGTACTCTCCCTGCATCAGAGAGATGGGAACACTTGGACCAAAGCCAGCCCTCATTGGACACCGTGGAGCACCAATGGTAGGTCTACAGAAGTTATGTCGTTTCTTCATCCTGTGTCTTGCTACTTTCTTCATCAtcttttgttgtttcttttttttttttcccccatgaaaTCTGTGGAAGGTGGGAAACATTTCTGGTCATTGGGACTGCATGCCAAAGGCATCACTGCATGGGCTGGCTTACAAGCAAAACAATGCTTCTGAGGGACAAGACCATGTTGGagggggccctgagcaacctggactagtggaaggtgtctctgtcCTGACAGGGAATTGGAATAGggtgatcttcaaggtcccttccaacccaaaccattctatgattctgttaTTCTTCTACACAAGGGGTTTGGCTGaattgaaagaaaacaaacagtagACTTTAGCAATATGATGATGCTCCCTTAATAAAAACCAGAGATGCTACAAAGAGGCAGAAAGTATTTGCAGAGTCCTCCAGAGTGTGCTTGAAAATTAtctgctcctgtgccttttttttcagctggcGCCAGAAAACACTGAGATGTCATTTCTGAAGACGATTGAGCATGGTGGGGATGGGCTTGAGACAGATGTTGCCATAAGGTGAGGGCAAAACATCGCATCCCACAGAATATATGGTGGTTCTTCTAAGAGCTGTCTTTGGAGACATGCAGCTCCAGGCAGTTGGGTTTTGCTGATGGCTGGGACAGCGTCCCTCAGCTGTCATGTGATGACAGGGGCTGTAGGGCATGGTTGTTCTCAGGCAAGTCAATAAGCTGCAGCTTATTGATTTAACAATCGTTATTTCTACAGTGTGTTTTAAATGCCTGGCAGAGTACAAAAACAAGCCCCTAATCTAGTCTCACTTCCAGGCCACAGTGAGGGTTATATCAGGTCTACAAACCAAGAGATCTTTAATTGCCTTTGGTGAACCCATCACCATGAAATGCTAACATTCTGTGCAGGATGAGCAGTTCACAGACACCGAATGAGAAAAACACTAACATTTGGACATTCTACTAAACTAGACCTTTCtctaaaagaaaattttgtgtTTCCATCACTATCCATTCAGAATTCAGTCCTCTGAAAACCACAGAAACACTTTGATGTCAGCAAAAAGAGATTTCAACCATAAGTTACAAACCATTTTTGAAGGAGTCGGCAGGCAAAAAGGTCACCTCCTTCATGTTGTCCCTAGGGAAACTGAGACACAGACAAGCATGACTTCTGTGAGATCTCCTAGAAATATTTAAGCTGGAAATAACCTGGTGTCGTAAGCCTCAGCATTCCTCCATATTGCACATTCTGCAAAGATCTGATGTACTCTGCTGCATTCACAATGGCCCACACTGCTTGTACTGCTGCATTCACAGTGGCCCACATGTTCTTCTGACCTGGCTTGAGTCTGCTCATACTGTGAATGAACCTGCTCCCCAGGTGACCTGAACTCTTGCTCTCTGGCAGCTATGATGGGGTTCCTTTCCTCATGCATGATGACACCTTGAGAAGGACAACTAACATCGCAGAGGTCTACCCTAATGACACTGGTAAAGCTGCTTcgttcttctcctgggatgccctGCAGAAATTGAATGCTGGAACATGGTTCCTTAAGGTAGGCATCATAAAGGGCTAGAAGCATTCAAGGTCAGTTGGATTGGACTCTAGGCAACCTGATCCAGTTGGACACATCCCTGTTTATTCCAGGGGGCTTGGactagatgagctttaaggGTGTCTTCCAATGCAAACTTTTGTATGATTTCATGACTATCACCAACTGCATGTAAAAGAGACACCAGCTGTCTATTATTTAACAGCATCAATGTTAGAAGAGGAACTGCTAGTTGAGTCAAAACTCAAATAAGTCAGTGTAAATCCATCAATTTGGGTCTCTTTGCTTTGTCCAGTTTGCCTTCAGGCTGAGACCTATAACAATTGGGTGGGTGTTCTTGTGTCACCTGatcaaggcagcagcagagctcatgggctgggggaagaagaaaagagcTACTTGTGCAATGTGCTGTTTATAATATTCAGAGCTAACAAGGTGGGACAgagaagcacagcagagctAGCTTTGAACTATGCAATTTAGGTCCCAGAAGCAATATCCTCACAGCCTGGGTTAGCTCCCCCCATTTCTTATGTAGAAGAAATAAGCAAGATAAAATATCCCCACCTGTTGAGGACTGACATAAAACTTTTTCCCTCTTAGAGATACAACTGACTCACAGAGCAAACTACCTgattgatttccttttttttttatatctgttTATTTCTAGAACAAACCATTTGTAGGGATGGGCTCCCTGTCAAAGGCAGATCAAAAGCAGGCAATGAATCAGTCCATTTACACGCTAAGTAGTTTTTTGCGCCTCGCAGACAGTCACAATAAACTTGTGATATTTGATCTCTACCGCCCTCCAGAGAAACATCCTTACAGGAACTTGTGGCTCCGCAAAGTCCTGGATGTCATCCTCAAAGAGGCGAAGATTAAACGCCATCTGGTAGGGTGGGCTCACTCCATATCCCTTTTTCTTGCTCTCCTCATTGGGACTTTGGGGCATACGCCGCATGATTTCACCTGCATAAAATTGGTCTGTTGCATTTCACTTGATTTAAAAGCCATCATTTGAATGTATTATATTCCTAATATTAGCTCCTCAGAAGGTTCACAGTAGTGTAATCCTTtagcagcacaggaaaaaaggTAGTGTATATACCAGCTGATGCCTTTGCCCCTAAACAGCACCCCTTCATAAATATAATAATTGTCAGTCTATTCCCTGCTACCCATATTTGTTTTAATTCCTGgcttaaattaaaataaattgcaaGTATTTATTGCCTTCCTCCCCCTGGCAATGGATGAATGCTAAACTCATGGGAATCAGGTTATGTGCCCATTGATGTCTGGGGAGTTATGCTGATCTGTATCTGCTGAAGATCTTTTCTTCCATGCTGGAAGAATGGTAGAACAGAATATTTTCAGTTGCTTTTTCCATAAACCAAAACtgtattttcattcattttcaaCACTGCATCTTTTGTTGGGCTGTGTGAAACGTACTCACTGATTTCCAGTGGATAAGCAAGGAACAGTGGATACTTATTTAATGATAAAAGTGACTTGCAAGTTCTAACCCTACATCTGAATATTATTTGATCATTGGGAGAAACATTGGGAGAAAATTTGACAGGCTGGGTTAAGTCCCTCAAGATGTTATCTTTACTGGGCTTGTGTGAACAGTGGGGCATATGAGGGGCACAAATTCTTCTGCTGAGAATTGACTGGTTCCTCTTGCTGCCTGCAGGTCCTGTGGCTGCATAACAGCGTGAGGTCCTTTGTTCAATCTGTTGCTCCAGGATTTCAGCACACGATGGGCAGAAAGGCACCAATAGAAGATCTATTAAAGCATAATATTGTCAAACTCAATCTGGTCTACACTGACATGTCCAGTGAAGATATCCGGTAGGTTCCAGCCCCAAGTACAATCTTTGGGGTGCATCTGGACTATGTCTGCCTCACTCATGGGGCAATGTCTCCCTCCAGTGACCAGTTCCAGATACTATAATATTTTGGGAATAGGTCATTCAGATCAAGTAGCCATCCCTGATGTACTTTAGGGGTGACTGTACTTTAGGCTGCAGTTCACTCCTACTGTTGATTAAGAGGTGGCACATGTAATTAAATCCGGCTGTCCTCAATTCCATACAGACCAGGATCTGAGGATCTTCTGGTAAGAACAACACAGCTGTATCCCAATTTCTTGTCTTTTTATTTGTGCCATCCCCAGTCTCACCAACACCGAATCGAGGAGAATGAACAATTATTTAACCTCCCATGGCTCTTCCACAACCACCAGTGGGATGGTATAATGCTATGGTGAGAGACCATCACCCTCTGGTAGCTGCTGTTTTGGAGACATAATTTCTTGTCTGGTACTACCAGTACTCTGTTGCATGTGACACACTGAAAATGCCATTTCTATGATTAAAGGCTCCACATTAATTGCAGGAGTTCTCAAAATGCTACTCTCACATGCCAAAATAACCcaacaaaccaccaaaaaaaccccagctttACCTGTCCAACTGTCCGTTTGTAAATAGgatctttttctctttccaatGCACAAAACCATTGAAGTCtagctgaaatgaaaaagaaatgaaaaacttTAATCCTTTGGGCAAGCGTAATGTTCTCTCAATTATAGTTGTCACAGGATGTAAAATTATAaaatcacagaacagtttggACTGTAAGGGACTTTCACCcccatctagttccaacctccctgccatgggcaggaaagCTCCCACTTGACCTGGTTTCGCAGAGCCCCatagcctggccttgaacacctccagagaCTGGGGagtccacaacctctctgggcagtctgtACCAGTGTTTCAACCACCCTCATGgttaagaattttttcctaacatcTGATCTGAACCTTCCTCCCTTCAGTTTAAGGCCAtgcccccttgtcctgtcactcagTGTCCTTCTAAaatgtccctctccagctcttttgTAACCCATCTCagtactggaaggtgctctaaggtctcctcagagccttctttcctccaggctgaaagGCTATAAAAAATCATAGGCAGATCCATTTGGGTAGACCTTGGATAGATCCTAGGTAGATTTATAAATGCTGATATTGATGATTCATTACTTTACCTTTATACAAGGAATGACTTGTATAATGAATGAACTTACTTCGTATTAAGTTTCAATAGCTTATAATAACTTGAGAAATGATGTGTTGATGGAGCAATCATATCAAACTTGGGTGGCCAGCCTCGAAGATTAGCTCAGCTGGTCTAACCAACTCAGGTGCTCTAACCAACACCAACATTGTGGGTTCAATCCCTGCCTGAACCATTAACTGAAGAGTTGGACTCTGTAGCCTTCTGTGTCCCTTCCAAGTCTggctattctgtgattctgtggtggTTTGGAGCATACTGTGGGAAGATTATGGAATAACATTAATGGTTTAGATTTAAAAGATCTCGAAGACCATCAAGGCCAACTATTATCCCAGCACTGCCTAACCCACCagtaaaccatgtccccaagtgccacatccatatGTTTTAAGTACTTCCAGAGATGATAATTtcagcacttccctgggcagctgatTCCAAAGCTTGATAACTCTTGCCATTAAGAAGTTTTTTCCTattatccaatctaaaccttccctggtgAAGCTTGGGTGCATTTCTTCTTGTTCTATTGCTTGAAGATCTTCCATGCTGAAAGAATGGTAGAACAGAATATTTTGGTTGCCTTTTGAAGGAAGAGACTGGCCCCCACCTGGCCACAGCCTCCTTTACAAATGCATTGTTACATTGAGTCATATGGCAGAAGGATTAGAAAGGTTTTGACCTTTTGGGTGTTTTATCTGAATTTGTTTCCAGCTGTTCAGCTATTCTGTATTGACCAATTGTTAATGATTAATTATTGGCTGGTTGGCTTTCCTTTATGTTCCTTATGTAGGTCCTAAAGTAAGCACTCCCTACAGAAGATTACAACCATTTCCCATGATCTTCCCGAATCTCCTTGAGTAAGCCTGAAGGAAGTGCTAATCTCCTTGCTCAATGAAGGTTGTTGCCTTTTGgtcttttaaaggaaatatgCCGCGGCAAACATCACCACCAACTTCTATGTGGTCAACGAGCCGTGGCTCTATTCCCTGGCATGGTGCTCTGGGGCACACTCTGTGACCACCAATGCCGTCCACTTGCTGAAGGATCTCAGCCAGCCACTCTTCCTCATGGTAAGTGGAAGTCTTCTCTGTCTCAGGGGTGGGAAATAGGGTTGGCATGTTCATGATTACCTTTGGAGACGATGGGCCAGTTCACACATGGATAAAGCATCCTTTAAGGGTCCTTTGCATAAGAAGGACCTGAGTTGAAACCTGGCTTACATGGAACCTCAAAGCCCCTACAGGTATTACCACAcccttctcttctcctgctTCCTCAGGATGAAGCACCCTACTTGTTTGGGTTATCACCTTAGGCCTTGagataaggagaaaaaaagtcatATTGAGACTTGtgcaggaagaaaggaagggccTTTGGGGCACAAGCTGATACATGAGGATTTCCATTTCTGAGCTTTTGAAGCACCTTACTGATGCCAGAAGTTACTCTTTTTCCAGAGCGTCCCACTGTCCTTGTCAAACTTGGTCTTCTTCTGCAAGAAGAAGCAAGAGAAACAGCCACAGAAATAAGCCTTCCTTCTGGGAGGAATTTTCACATAATTTCTCTGTTTGTTATTCTGCCTTGGACAACCTGTAAGGCCAAGAAGCACCTTTAAGTCTCTTTAAGGGCTTTAAATAGTCAGCTTCACAGTCTTGAATTAGATTTTACAATGCTCCCCTCCAGAGAAGTGCAGTGTTTCAGTCCATTCTAAGTTTGGGTGGAGGTCCAGTGTAAGAATGAATCTTCAGATGTTCTTAGACTTGAAGTGGAAACAACCCCAGGCTCTCTGTGGTGTTCAGTAAAGGGCAATTTTGCCAGAGAAAATGAGATGCCACCAGTTGATGTTATATTTGGGGTGAAGCTGAGAAGTGCAAGACCTGCCTTACAAACAAGAGGTCTCTGTGGCATTCACAATGATATGGTAAAATCTTCTTGGCTACACAACAGGCTTGCTTGTATGAAGGAGAATGATTTGGCACCAACATCCAGTGCTGAGTGGCCACTTTGAAGTGCCACCAAGTGCTTTAAACACCCAAGGCATGTTACAGCAGATGCAAACCAGGCAGCTGAACAGTGGTCCTTAGTGGTGGACACAACCTCTGTTGTTTTCTTCCAGACTCCACAGCAGTACAGCATCATGTGGATCCTGACAGATATGACCTCTGCATTCCTCATCACACTCATCTTTGTTCTGCAGTGGTAACTACCAAGTTGTTAATGGCCTGTTAAAAGATCCTAACCTGATCTTTTGCTCCAggtggagggaaggaggaatgcTTTCAGGTGACCTGAAAGGTTAAAACTACACTTGAAAacacttcctttcctttcctttcctttcctttcctttcctttcctttcctttcctttcctttccctttccctttccctttccctttccctttccctttccctttccctttccctttccctttccctttccctttccctttccctttccctttccctttccctttccctttccccctgtcccttttcccctgtcccttcccttACACTTTCCTGTctggaaagggaagaaagacccaaaaatcccccaaaacttCTCTGATTCTCCTGCTTGctctcattttctcttccattttgGCAACTTAGACATTGTTTGCCCTCAGGATTCAGTGGAGAACTGGTAGATTTATAGTAGCAACATAAACCAATTATCAAAGCTGCTGGGCTGAGAAAGGAACTGATTTTTCTCTTATTAGTATTTGACAGTGTTTCATTGGACTGATTTGTTAGGACAGCTCTCAGTGTTAAAATTTGAGCATCCCATGTCTCTCTGCACATGCCAGAGCCCCAGGAAATCCATCCTCTCACAGGAAACCCATCCTCCCACAGAAAAATGTCTGACTGTGTCACAGAGGCCACATTTTGTTTCCTTCCACTCTATCAAAGATTATTGGGAATTCTGGAGTTCATGGAATGGGCTCACCCCAGCTGGTCATGTTTGGCTGCTGGATGTTCTGCTCTGCCACAGTTGTATGAGGATCATGCCTGTGCCTCATCCCAGTGGTGCCCAAGGAAAGCAGGatgtgctgggctcagctctTCAGCTGGCTGGCTGCAGATGGGTGGGTGGGAggatcagagcagccagcccaggggagTTTTTTTGCAGGGTGCTGGCAGTACAAGCAGTACAAGATGCTGCTGGTGGCAATAAGCAGAAGTTTGGGAAGCCCCTGAGCGAGCACTCTGGGTTGCTGTTAACTGTGACTTGCTTTGGCATAGGAAGAGGTTGGAGTGCTAATATTGCTCTGGGAtggtgaaaaaaataattaatagcAGTTTGGCAGTGATGAACTAGCAGCTGTATGGGAATTTTTGCTGGGTGTCCAGGTTTTTCCCGAGGCAAGGTggttccttcctttccttcccctcttaccctgctctgctctcctcaggTCCTGCTTTCCCCTTGTTTTCAAGGCTACAGGTTTCAGGGTGGTACACAATCACCCTTGTAAAgcatcaccaccaccatcagACCTTCCCAtgtccagctcctccaggatcATGTTCATGTTGTGTGCATTTCCCAAGCAAGGGCATCCCCAGCCCTCCTGGGAATCAAAGGGCCATTAGCAGTGCCTCAGTGCCCTGTGTGGTCTTGTCAGGTTTATGAACACACCAAAATCAcagtttttaaatttctctgGCTGGTTTAGAACCAGTGTTTGTAAACATTCTGGGGGGGTTGGAGCTCTTAATTCTTGCTTAGAAAACAGGGCTTAATCAGAAAGTTGCCTTCAAAATGCTGCTGCACACATGAAGTGTGGATGCTTAGACATCAGTCATGCACTTGAGTCCTTTCTCAGTAAGAGCCtgagaaaatcccaaaataccTGCCCTCACAAAGTAGGAAAaagctgtccaaggcagcagggGGCTGTGAGGAACACCACAGCAGGCAGTGGCCTAACCCAGGTGCTTTGCCCCATGCAGGTGGCGAGAGAAGAATTTCTCCTGCTGTCCTGCCGAGGACAGTAACTCGATGATAGAGAATGGTGGCTCCTACAACAAATTCAAGACAGGTGAGTGGGGCAAGGAGaacagctgcctcctgctcagGGTGGTCTCTGTGGGAGTACTGAGATCCTGATGGGTGGATTGGTGGTGGGTGTCCATACTTTAAGTATGGAAGTGTCCATACTTAAGTAAGGAAGGTTATGAGGAGGGATGCAGTCTGGGTTATCTCAGCCCCTGTAGCAGCTCAATCCAATTGGCCCTGCTTCAAGCAGAGACTGGGGCAGACACCTCCAGATGTCCCCTCCAATACTCATTACTCTGCAATGCTCTGAAAAGAGACTCTGGAGGCACTGAGAACTCTTGGTTCTGCCAGGCAGGGTGGGATTGGCTGAGGACCCTCCCACACCCCACATTTCTGCACCCATGGAGCTATCAGCTATCATCCAGACAAAATGACCCCAGCTGGGCTGCATGCATTTTCAAACAGGTTCTGTTTGCTCACAGTGGCTGTCAGAACAGATGCAGATGTTTGGTAGCTCACTGAGTGTCTCCTTTTCCAGAGCTCAGCAACATGCCTGCCGTCCTGGCCTGATGTgggcagagaggggacagggacctgcCATCTCCATGAGGCCGGGGAGACCAGCTGGTGGGGGCTCAGATCTGCCTGGTGAGGAGGAGACATTTGCCTTCATGGCCCTGCTGGAGATGAGCACCAACCTTCCTCTCCTACAGCTTTTCTCACATTCCCATGCCTGTCAGGGATCCTTGGGGTACAGGAGAGCGCAGATGGAGTTGCAGCCATGAAGAAAACTGTGTGTTATGGTGAGATGCAGCAACCACATGGGAGCCACCATTTACCCGAGACCACTGGCATCCCACAGGGCAATCATTCCTGCTGTGCATAAGCCCTGTTTCcacacatgctgcaaagatctGAGCATCCTCCAGACCTCCTCGTTCTCAGGTGCCCAGATTTCTCGTATCAGACCAGCCTCTTCTCCACACACTACCTCCCATCCTCCCCCCTTGCAGGTGTCCTCCATCCCCAAGAGCACACTATCCCCACCACGATGgtcaggtgctgctggctggctcaTTACAATCGGTATCTTTCTGTAACAGAGGCAGGGGCAactttggttttccttttccccactCTTGCCCTGCCACAGAGCCTAACAGGACAATCTCTTCCCCTTGTCTGTGGGCGAGGGCATGTGGGGGCTGAAGGACTTTTCGGTGTCTTGGCCATGTAGCTACTGGGACTATGACCTGTAAGAACCACTTTTCTTCAGAaggatggagctgtgtgtgAATTGGTTCCACCAAGTGTTTGCTTTTCCCTTGGGAAGGTCTGTACACCTGTACTACAGCCTGAGATTTATTCCAATTTTCATTTCtcccagtggctgctggcacATAGTGGCTGCTCTGTAAGGGAGATGTAAACATCTCTCAGGTTTAAGCCATATCTTTCTACTTGAAGAAATAATATGTTTTTTTGTAAATTGCAAGTGatgttttaaatacattttatctCTCCTATCCTGTTTTGTTCTTATTTCAGCAAACTGGGAAGGGGAAAGAATACAGTAGTCTTTACCTGATCTAGACTACAGATATTTCTTATATGTGAGCCTTTTGTTAAATGAAATGATCACAATGAGAGGGCAGCATTAAGTTTCAGAGTTACATCTGTGCTGAGAAGCACCCAAACATTTCCAAGTTGTAATTTTGGAGTATTTTGGAGGCtagaaatgttaaaaatgaaGATCCTCTTTTGGAAAAAGGCTAAAGGGCTGATGAATTGTTGTAGAGCAGCTCCAGATCTATGAAATATGGGGAGTGGATGGTGTTATATCCCCCTCCCCGTGCCCTGCATACATAGGTGATTCCTAACTTTTTGTGGGTACCACTCACGCAGGGAATGTGAGCAATAGAAGTAGGAGGTGGGGAGTGTGTGTATGTTAAGTGTGGTGTGCACCATGGGCTCCTCAGCCTGTGCCTTGGTGTTCAAGTGAGGGACTTGGCTGTGGTTCCCCAACCGCTGCCTGTAATGTACATTGGGAAAAGCCACCTCAATGCTCTTTGATCCATGTTATCTAGCTGCTTCTTGGCCAGCATGCACTGGTAACTCCCTGTACtcaccctcctcatcctcagaaGCTTTGCCTAGGCAGAGCCTGGCCACTTAGACCTGTGGTTTCCTTTAATGTTTTACACTGTCACATTTCAGCTACTATTTTTGTTGCTTCACAGCTAGCAAGGTCTGGCACCTTGTTAAGCACATGACAGGTCATCTGACTCCCACGCACAGACTTTCCACCCAACACTTCCTACATGCAGTGATTAAGCTCAGAACTTGAGTGGAAGATTCAGCCCTTGTCAAAGAGGACAAGCAATGGACTTCAGTGTTTTTTTTAccaaaagaaaagatttcaaTCAATTTCCAGTCTAGGTACACTGATGGTTTGTTCCCCCTTGATGGAACAATCAGGAATTGCTCTCATCAGGAATTGCACAGTGCAAGGAGAAGTCTTGTCCACAACAAGAACCCGGGAGCCCTGATCCCACCCCTCCCCTGGAGATGTCACCATGACTGCACAGTGCAGAACAGCCTCCCACAAGCCACTTGATGCTTTTTAATTGGAGTATTTCACTTGGACACATGTTTTTTCATGTTACATTGCTTGGTGTGAATACAAAGAGGCCAGCAGATGCTAATACATAAGACACACAGGTACACACACAaagtcccagccctgcccaaaaTTATGGGGTGCATGGGATGCCAACAGAGCTGTAAGTGGAGGATGGTGGCAGGGGAAAGATGACCCAGGACAGCTCTGGAAAACACTG contains the following coding sequences:
- the GDPD4 gene encoding glycerophosphodiester phosphodiesterase domain-containing protein 4 isoform X1, which produces MEARSTSLKRLKFGKLKVVRRRLLQQYEQQPFVSCLAGFYSCRWKRYQRERTEPGKCCCSLRECMFFPLLVAAFCFSLVFLYTWGEGKNDYNSFDWYNYGNLGYWFLWSLVILIVAAVLFAYISLLLVLAMCLLAEGQRLYLHWSHKIGTFLVLGFSIACLFALSILWRDHRKTVRLSFQVTAPYLHIGAIAIMVLLAWPVAFHAIRADKKVTQMIIVGPYLAILLFLFLIPLGMYSPCIREMGTLGPKPALIGHRGAPMLAPENTEMSFLKTIEHGGDGLETDVAISYDGVPFLMHDDTLRRTTNIAEVYPNDTGKAASFFSWDALQKLNAGTWFLKNKPFVGMGSLSKADQKQAMNQSIYTLSSFLRLADSHNKLVIFDLYRPPEKHPYRNLWLRKVLDVILKEAKIKRHLVLWLHNSVRSFVQSVAPGFQHTMGRKAPIEDLLKHNIVKLNLVYTDMSSEDIRKYAAANITTNFYVVNEPWLYSLAWCSGAHSVTTNAVHLLKDLSQPLFLMTPQQYSIMWILTDMTSAFLITLIFVLQWWREKNFSCCPAEDSNSMIENGGSYNKFKTELSNMPAVLA
- the GDPD4 gene encoding glycerophosphodiester phosphodiesterase domain-containing protein 4 isoform X2, which translates into the protein MEARSTSLKRLKFGKLKVVRRRLLQQYEQQPFVSCLAGFYSCRWKRYQRERTEPGKCCCSLRECMFFPLLVAAFCFSLVFLYTWGEGKNDYNSFDWYNYGNLGYWFLWSLVILIVAAVLFAYISLLLVLAMCLLAEGQRLYLHWSHKIGTFLVLGFSIACLFALSILWRDHRKTVRLSFQVTAPYLHIGAIAIMVLLAWPVAFHAIRADKKVTQMIIVGPYLAILLFLFLIPLGMYSPCIREMGTLGPKPALIGHRGAPMLAPENTEMSFLKTIEHGGDGLETDVAISYDGVPFLMHDDTLRRTTNIAEVYPNDTGKAASFFSWDALQKLNAGTWFLKNKPFVGMGSLSKADQKQAMNQSIYTLSSFLRLADSHNKLVIFDLYRPPEKHPYRNLWLRKVLDVILKEAKIKRHLVLWLHNSVRSFVQSVAPGFQHTMGRKAPIEDLLKHNIVKLNLVYTDMSSEDIRS